The sequence below is a genomic window from Ctenopharyngodon idella isolate HZGC_01 chromosome 11, HZGC01, whole genome shotgun sequence.
AATAATTCTATAATTGTCTAGCAGTTCTGTGTTTCAGAAATGACAGCTGTATTTTGTCTCTCCTGCAGATATAGATGAGTGCGGTGAGGAGGTGTTGGCCTGTCCTGGTGTcaatgtgttctgtgtgaatacAGAGGGGTCTTTTCACTGTCAGTGCGCAGGCGGATACACACGCACGGGTAACACCTGTGAGAGGAGCCACATGACAGGTCAGCTGGGACATCATTTGAGGCTCATACTCACAGATATCAAATAACAGAGATGTTATCTGTGTAATGTAATCAAGATACTATTATAGATTTAtccatattttgaattaaacatttctgtttttgttttcaattttagctttagtctttttttctatagtttttattcatttttatttcagttttagtttattttagtacatcaagttaaagtAATTGAAAATGAGAAAGGTTTAAtgctttttataatttattgttaaGTAACGAAAATATTTAtggttttagctttagttaactataaagcctactgtgTACTTCAAACACTGAACTAGATCTGTCCCAAAAGACCGAGGTTGCAGTTTCCTGTAACTCAGTGTATTGTGCTTGTTACATACTGTTAGAGAATTGATTCATGTTTGTGTTTATGAGTTGCTAAACCTGTACTACACGTAACTTCATTGTCTTGGGAGCCAACATGCTACTAAATGAAAGTAAATCTAAGGTTAAAAAATGCTGTACAagcattgttcattgttagttcattttaactaatgtagttaactgatcaccaaaaatatatttataaaatataagtcACACTTTAGACTAGGGTAAtaatattaactaactattaactatgacttttgcctcaataaacacttaattactgcttattaatagtaaggtaggattaagggatgtagaatatggtcatgcattaatatgtgctttataagtactaataaactgcCAATATCCtggtaatatgcatgctaataagcaactagttaatagtgagaattggactaaagtgttaccaaatatatatatttaaagaaaacatgaaaCTGAACTTTCGtaactttattaatacattttcctGTGCACTTTCCACTTACGGTGCATAACTCATTAGTGCatctttttcttaaaaaataaataaatatatttaataaagcaaatgtcttctgaagtgatgTTTATTGATCTATATTCTTTTTCAACAactgtttttgtgtaatttaaacACTGCATTTGAACTGCATGATTCACTGATGTCATCTTCCGGTATCTTTTCTCAGCTTCTGCAGATAAGGGTCTTTTTGATGACATTCAGGAGGATGAAATCGAGGTTCTGCAGCAGATGTTCTTCGGTGTTGTTCTGTGCGCCTTGGCCACGTTGGCGGCTAAAGGGGACTTGGTGTTCACCTCCATCTTTATGGGGGCAGTGGCGGCCATGGCTGGATACTGGCTCTCTGATAAGAGCGACCGAGTGATAGATGCCATCTTGAAGGGGAGATAAATACAAAAGGGGCTTGAAAAGTTATTTGCAGTGATGTTTTCTACAAAGTCTGCTGCTTTTTGAGTTGGGCCATTTCTTATACAGTAAAATGACTATATGTTGACATCTAAATGGCACAAGGAAGTCAAAATGCTTTATGAAGCTGCTATAATCAACATCTTGTGTTAAAATAAAGCAATGAGCCACAAGAGGCCGTCCATTACAGTAATTTTACATTGCATAAGTGATGTTCTTACAGTAACACATGGCCTAAAGTGGCTTATTGCTTCTATAAAATTGCagcaacagcaaaaaaacaacaaagtaGTTTTCATTCCACTCACTAGTTGTCTGTATCGGGAATATGATTTGGATGAACATGGGGCTGTATTAAGGGCCTCGAATcatgtattttataaaatgttgcttAGAAAACGTCCTACATTTGATCCTACAATCATTTCTCTAATGTGCGTACATGTGATTCAGAGACCGAACGAATGCGCAAAAACGCCTCTCttccagatgtgaaatctataaatcgctaaTGATCTCAGTAgaccctcactgcagaacacgagatccagatccagggggtggagatgggtagctttagatccagggggtggagacgggtaggtttagggatatatataaagtgggaggagttggatccagatccagggggtggatatgggtaggtttagatccagggggcggagacgggtaggtttagggatatgtaaagtgggaggaatTGGATCTGGAGCCAACctcgccccctggatctcgtgttctgcagtgaggaccaacTGATCTTGAAATAGTgcacagctgaatggtttcagatcTCCGCCTTGTAAACGCTGCTTAATTAATATCATTAACATATAAAAGAGCAAAGTCCAAATCCTGCACTTGAGAATGGCGAGCGGCAAGAACTGCTTAATTTCCAAGTACCTGCAATACTCTGACTCTCTGCCACAAGGAAAAGTGTGTAGGCTATGTCTGCTTAGACCCTGACGCAGCACTAAGtacttttccacgtcaaagattgtttttataaatatgagcattGGCTTGGATTTTATCATAGGCCTACTACGCAAGTTCAAatctgtgtgtatgcatgttttataaatgaggcccctgctGTCATTTGTTATTGAATTGTTTGTGTTTAAGTAGCCTTCAGGTAGCAAACTAACAGTTTAGCCTACTAGCATAGCACTTTTCTTAACTGGTTAAGAAAAGTTTTGATTAGGTGTAACGTGATATAACACTGTTTTCGATCAGACTTTGAGGGCAAATTAATATAGTGAGCTGGTTTTTATGGCGCATTGTgggaatttttgggtgaattgcTTATTGCAGTTGTATGAGAAACATGTCTACATAAGCTTAATACTAGCGTACtaaatgtacactactgttcaaagtttggagtctgtaagattttgttttttatgcttaccaaggtggcatttatttgatcatttatttgatataaatattataaaacattattacaatttcagtttccttcagaaatcgttctaaTGTGCAGATTTGATAGTAAGACATGTTGAAAATAGCTGTGCTGGTTAATATTTATGTGGaaactgttatgtttttaagaatagaaagttcaaaagagttCAATTTAATGTCCTtccaaaagaataaaataaaatcctcactgtccccaaacttttgaacagtggtgtatatgatataaaatgtacttttatgaGGACACTGTAACACTCTTTGGACTTCAactaataaacttttatttgttttttaaatgaaacagaGCATATCAGAAAGAAAGTCACTTTTATTTAATGGATATAAACAAGCTGACTGACACTCAAGAATAGTAGGGGCTACAACACATACAATAGCAAATATCAGGGAGGTTGAGGACTCTGAGTAAAGCCCAACAGGGTTTAAAAACATCGAACATGACACAGATTTCACACTGAATGCCCCAGTCACGCCTCCAAGGCTCTTGCACCGCTAACTTTCTGCAACACGCACGCAGCCACTCGCACCCTGTaacattcttatttgcataCACAGACACAATCATGCAAGCATATCTCACACTCTTTTAGCGTCTCAGATCTGCACCCCGAAAACATGCGAACGCTTTTATTTTGTTGCACGGGCAATCCACTGGCAGTGGGCGGGAAGATATGGGTGAGGACACACCATTCTCAAACACATTACACCATCATGATGCCAATGCGTCTCATCCGTGACGACTGATGCACCATGGGAAAATGAACCCCATGTTCACACGGCATCATTCAGCATGCTGACACTCACATTGGACTTGTTTGCACTGCTgtacagaaaaagaaaagtaaactAATGTACAAATCTTACAGTCCCAAACTGACATATTCAAAAAAAGCATGaaccataaaaaaacataacaaataaatatcttaaaaaagtaaaaacaatgtttCTTAGAATTACTATTTCTTTTCTGGCATTTGTCACAGTGGTTTGTATCATCCAGAGGTTTGCATTTTTTTGACATCatgaaataaaagaaacaatGCAACTGGCAcacaacaaatataaatatagagaGAAATCTTAATTTTTTGTTCTCTTTATTTTGGACCTTTGCTCAAACCAGAGGTCCTTTGATATAGACCCTACAGGGCTGAAACTTCtttctttaattatttatttctgcgTATAGAGATCTATTAGACCTGTCTTCACCACAGCCCAGAGTTGGCACATAATGTACATAATCATGCATCATTACCACATAAgtcaacatttctcttttttttctttgttctgtatAATATATCTCTTCCCAAGGCAGGAGATCACCCCCCTACTTCAAGTATTCAGTAGTAAAAGGTCCTGAAGGTGGAGGACTGCAATATGTCTCCAAGAAGGTAAAGTCtgacgtctttttttttttttttttttgtcctcttGCTTTGCCTAATAGTACAATTATAGACTTGcacaacagacagacaggtagacagacagacataaatattagaatatcagATCAAACACTTTTCTGGTGTTTGAAACTGGACTCAGAAACATCCAAGACGGAGCAGTATTCACACGGTGGACATATTCTGGATCTGTGTTCATCAACCACAATAGTTAAATGTTCAAGATAGCAACGTAGGAATATTCTAGAGCCGAGTGACAACGATGCGTTCATGTCATGGCAGAATTACCGGAAAGTTTCTGACTAGTAATTTTCAAGTTCAACTTACTCATTGTGACGCGTTCATAACAAACAAAACGTGAGCGACCTCAACAATTACCTTTAACTTACCATATAGTTTCGTCATTTTAAGTTGCAGAATGCACTTTTTTGTTCCTCAAGATTTGAGCAttctaataaaaatgaatttctgAGCCCAAAGAAACAAACATCTCAGAATAGAATCTTTTAATTGCGATAATTCCGGCAGTATGTGAACGTATCTTAAGGATGGCGTTACGGAACGTTCCAGAACAGAGACACGTGAGGTTCTGGAACTCTGAATAATGAGAACGTTAAACGCAACATGGAAGCACAAACAGGTCATTTTAACAGTCAGATCTTGGCTATATATATTTTGGGCTTTGCCAAAGTCCTAATGTAAACTCCACAACTACAGACAACAGCAGTGAGATGGTGACACATAAGATGATGCAAAACAACTGTTAACATATCAGCCATCTTAACGTAATCTTCCATTTGAACTATGTTGatgtttcttaaagggatagttcaccccaaaatgaaaattgtcatcatttactcaccctcatgtcgttccaaacctgtatgacttactttcttatgtggaatacaaaagaatcaattttgaatacattttggttccCATTGAATCTAATGacaatacaatggaagtcaatgcaAATCGAAACAGTTtggttttgtgttccactgaagaaagtaatacaggcttggaacaacatgagggtgaataaatgatgattttcattttttggtgaacaatCCACCTTCACACTGACAGTGATAAAATTAGCCACAGTTCGCCAAGACTGCTGTTTTCTTTCAGcgtaaattcagctttacccTCAAGTGCAAGTTTCAGTTCACTGCGCTGCAGGAGTTTTGCTCAGAACTCATTGCcgtttgaatttttttgttctttttgtgaGGTGCAACATATTCTATACAACGCTTTTTCTAGCTGAAGATCAAGAAATTCCAAACGTTCAGCAAAAGACTTTTTCGTTAGTTTTTTGCATAGACCCCAGTGCCAATATCTTGTAACGGGAGCAGTGCGAGGGCCAAACAGACAGTGATAACACACACAACTCAAACACACCGGAAAAGAAGTTTCCTTTGATTTCTGACACAATAGTCTGACCACAGTAGACACTTTATTTAGCTAGTATTtctctatctatatatctactATCTATTTATAAATAGGCACTCGCCACCATGTTGAGACGTTACGAGAAATCTGCGGTAGCTCCGCCAGTACCTGGTGGGGCGGTTTGTTAAAGGAGATAGGACATTCCCTTTATGGGACACTCAGGTTGGACTGGCCTTGTCAACAGACATCTTGACTAAA
It includes:
- the LOC127522449 gene encoding protein disulfide isomerase CRELD1 isoform X2, yielding MSPSRMFFLSAVLCVALFHLILGQNCSEHCKACGGPEKDQCLQCHTGFILHDNLCVDIDECGTDLDRCPDNTYCLNTHGSYDCKECDKACIGCMGGGAARCKKCAPGFRSSGMRCIDIDECGEEVLACPGVNVFCVNTEGSFHCQCAGGYTRTGNTCERSHMTASADKGLFDDIQEDEIEVLQQMFFGVVLCALATLAAKGDLVFTSIFMGAVAAMAGYWLSDKSDRVIDAILKGR